One Burkholderia sp. 9120 genomic window, ACGGTGGGCGACGTGCTGGCGACGGTGCAGTAAAGACAGGGCAGTAAAGCAGGAAAGGCGGCGCCGTCCTCGGCGCCGCCTTTCATTTATCGCCTGCCTCGCAACGGCAGGCCAGACAGCAGACCCCACTCAGTGATGCGTGCGTGAAGCTCTCGTGTGTGCCGCCTTTTTCGCGGCCGCCGAGCGCCCTGCCGCGCCCTTCGTCGCCGCTGCCTTCCTGGCCGCGGCAGAACGGCTGGCCGCCGGACGTTTGGCCGCCGCCGACTTCGTCTGCTTCGACAGCGCCGCGCGCGACGCGCCCGCGCTCCCTTCCCGCTTCAACGCATTGGTGGACGCTCGCGAACGCTTTGCCGTCGACTCCGTGCTCTTCTTCGCGGTGCTCTTGTGCTGGCCGGCGGCGTTATCCTTGGCGGCTTTCTTGCGTGTTGCCTCGCTCGCCGTGCCCTTCTTCGGCGATTTCACGGCGACGCCAGCACGGCGCGCTTCCGAGAGGCCGATCGCGATCGCCTGTCTGGCCGACCTGACACCGTGCTTGCCGGCGCGCACCTTGTCGACCTGTTCCTTGACGAACTCCCCGGCCTGGGTACTCGACGCCTTGCCGGCGCGTTTGTCGGCCGCGACGCGCTTAAGGGTTTTCTGTTCAGGCATGACGATCCTCCGGTTGATGGTGACCTTTGTCATGCAGCAACGGCCGTGCCGCCAGCGCGGCGGCCCTGAATCGTCGTGAATCGCGATGAAAGTTGCCCGCCAGGGCTCGCGCCGGCCAGACGGACGGCGTATGGTGTCAGCAAGGGTCGGCGCCGTGGTCCGGCCCACGGGAGACGCTCATGAAGATACCGACCGTTCGTGCAGGTGCGCATATCGAAGGCGTGCATTGGATCGCCGAATACGCGGAAGACGTTCACGAGATCCGCGTGTTTCGCGAGGGACAGGAGGTGGACGTGCATAACGCCCCGTCCACCCTGTTCGGCGATGAAGAGAATGCGGGCTCCAAAAGCACCGCGGATCATCGCGCGGTCGAAGCCGCCGTGCTCGCTTATCTGAAACGTTTTGTGATCGAGCACGACGCCGAAGAGTAGCGGCGCATGACGGCCGCCGCACTCACACTTAGTCAGCCGGCCGCAGCTTCTTGACCTCCGCATCCGACGGCTGAACGCTCGCGCCGTCGATATACCGGTACGACGTCATCACGCCCTTGCCGTCCTTCAAACCCGTCACGCCGACGTACGCGCCCATGGTCGACTGATTGTCCTGCGCGCGATAGGTGATCGGCCCGAACGGCGTATCCACGCCGAGTCCCTTGAACGCGGCGGCGAGCTTATCCGGATCGACCGAGCCGGCCTTCCTGATGCCGTCGGCAATCGACATCAACGCCGAATAACCCACCACCGAACCCAGTCGCGGATAGTCGTGATACTTGGCCTGATACGCGTCGACGAACTTCTTGTTGGCCGCCGTTTCGATCGAATACCACGGGTAGCCGGTCACGATCCAGCCGGTCGGCGCTTCCGCACCCAGCGGGTCCAGATAGTCCGGCTCGCCCGTCAGCAACGACACCACGCTGCGATCCTTGAAGAGTCCGCGCGTATTGCCCTCGCGCACGAACTTGCCGAGATCGGCGCCGAACAGCACGTTGAAGATCGCATCCGGCTTCGCGTCGGCGATCGCCTGGGTGACCGCGCCCGCGTCGACGTTGCCGAGCGGCGTGGCCTGTTCCGCGACGAACTGCACGTCAGGTTGCGCGGCCGTCAGCAGCTTCTTGAAGGTCGCCACCGCCGACTGACCGTACTCGTAGTTCGGATACACCAGCGCCCAGCGCTTCTTCTTCAGCTTGACCGCTTCCGGCACCAGCATTGCCACCTGCATATACGTGGAAGGGCGCAGACGGTACGTGTATTTGTTGCCGTCGGCCCAGACGATCTTGTCGGTCAGCGGTTCGGCGGCGAGGAAGAAAATCTTCTTCTGCTTCGCGAAGTCGGTCAACGCGAGACCCGTGTTCGACAGGAAGCCGCCGAACAGCAACTGCACCTGCTCGCGCGCGATCAATTCCTGCGCCACGCGAATCGTGTCGCCCGGGTTGCCGTTGTCGTCGCGCGACACGACTTCGAGTTGTTTGCCGAGCACGCCGCCCGCCGCATTCACCTGGTCGAGCGCGAGATTCCAGCCGTTCTTGTAAGGCCCGAGAAAGGCGGGTTGCGCCTTGTAGCTGTTGATTTCACCGATCTTGATCGTCTGCTGGGCGCTCGCGCTCAGCGCGGCGAGCGACAGCAGCGTCGGCACCATGAGGCGAGAGAGGAATCCTGCGCGCGTGGTCATGCGTTTCTCCGTTATCAAAAGGATTGCGGGAATACGGGTCGTTGTTATCAAGCATTCACTCGGCCGGCGGCGTCGCGCGAATTCGTGCGACGCTCGTCGCCACGTCCTGCCAGGCCGGCTTGCCACCGGCGAATTGCTGCCGCAGATAAGACACGAGTTCGCTCACCTGGGCGTCGTTGAAACTGTCGCGGTAAGCCGGCATCGTACCGAGTTCGGGCCGTGCAGGCGAGCCGATGCCGTCGAGAATCACGCGAATCAGGTTATCAGGCGTTGCGCTGTGCAGATTCGTGTTAAGCCCGAGCGACGGATGCGCGCCGAACAGTTGCGGCCCGTTGCCGGTGTGATGGCACGCGGCGCACGCGCCGTCGAAGAGCCGTGCGCCGAGCCCCACGGGCGCGCCGGTAATCGCACTGGCCTGTTCGTACTGACGCGCCAGCGCGACCGGATCGGCATTCGGCTCCAACGGATTGAGCGACGCCAGATAGGCAGCCATCGCGCGAATATCGCTGTCGGGCAGCGCCGCCAGATCGCCGACAACTGGCGCCATCGGCCCCGCCGCGACGCCGTGCAGCGGCGCGTGACCGTAGCGCAGATAGCTGAACAATTCGTCTTCGCTCCACGGCACGGGCGCGTTGGAGAGCGTCGATAACGCAGGCGCTTCCCAGCCTTCGGCGATGCCGCCGCCCATGAACGCCGCGCCGCTTTTCTCCGCGCCGAATGCGTTGCGCGGCGTATGACAGGCGCTGCAATGGCCGAGTCCGTTCACCAGATACGCGCCGCGATTCCATTGCGCGCTTTGCGTCGCGCTCGCGGTGAACGTCGTGCGGCCGAGAAACAGCGCGTTCCATGCGCTCATCAACGGACGCACGCTGAACGGATATGGCAGTTTCGTTTCCGGCGGACGCGAGCGAACCGGCGTTTGTGCCATCAGGTAAGCGTAGAGCGCTTTGAGATCGTCGTCAGAGGTGTTCTGGAACGACGTGTACGGAAACACCGGATAGAGCCGATGACCGTCGCGGCTGATGCCTTGCCGCATCGCGCGCACAAAAGCCTCCAGCGACCAGTTGCCGATCCCCGTCTGACCGTCGGGCGTGAGGTTGGTGCTGTAGACCGTGCCGAACGGCGTATCGAGCGGTTTGCCGCCGGCGTTCGGCACGCCGTTGTGCGCGGTGTGGCACACCGCGCAATTGCCGAGCGCGGCAAGCAATTTGCCGCGCGCCACGAGTTCGGGCGCGAACGCGCTCGCGAGCGGCGGCGTGATCGGTGCAATGGCAGCCGGCGCGAGCGACAACGCGCCGAGCCAGCCGGCCGCGCCCGCCGCGAATGCGCCGAGAAAGCCCAGGCGCCAGCGCTTTTTCTTGCGCGCTTTGGCGTCTTCGGCTTGCGCGTCGGCGAGCGCCGCGCGGATCGTCTCGGGCGTGAACGGCGGCCGGCGAAAGCGCACGCCCGTCGCGTCGTACAACGCATTGGCAATCGCCGCCGCGCCGGGCAGCGACGCGGATTCGCCCGCGCCCATCGGCGGCTCGCCGTGACGCGGCATCATCACCACGTCGATCACCGGCACTTCACGGAACGTGAGGATCGGATACGCGCCCCACTCCTGGCTCGTCACCGCGTTCTCGCCGAACGTCACGCGTTCTTTCAACGCGCGGCTGGTCGCCTGGATCACGTTGCCGTGAATCTGATGACGCACGCCGTCCGGATTGACCATCGTGCCGGTATCCTGGCCGACCACCACGCGCGTCACCGCGAGTTCGCCGCTCTTGCGGTTCACTTCGATGTCGGCGACCCATGCGGACCACGCCGCGCCGAAGCCGGGGAATTTGCTGTGCACGTAGCGGGCGTAAGCGAAACCGCGGCCTCGGACGATGTCGCCTTGTTCCTGGGCTGCCGCATTTTCAGCGCGGTTTTCAGCGGGGTTTTCTGACCGCTCGCGCGGTTCCCAGCCCGCTTTCTCGGCCACCGCTTTGACCAGATCGATCGCACGCGGATCGGTGAGATGCTGCAGGCGAAACGCGACCGGATCGACGCCCGCCTGCTCCGCGAGTTCGTCGATAAAAGACTCGTGCGCGAACGTGTTCGGCAACGCGGACACGCCACGCAGCCACGACGCCCGCACGATCGGCGGCATGTCGTCGCAGACAATCCGCATGGCGCGATAGTCGTACGGCGGCACGGCCGTGCGGTCGCCCATTTCGAACACCTGCGGCTGCGCGGAGATCGTGCCGGTCAGCAATAGCGCTAACGTCGGCGCGTCGTTCGACGGATAACGCGTCGCGAAATCGTACGCCGCCAATTCGCCTTGCGCATTCAACGCGCCGCGCACGTCCATCAATTGCGCGGCGCCTTTCGGCTCCCACGCATGCTCGTCTTCGCGCGATAGTTGCACGCGCACCGGACTGCCGGTGGCGCGCGAGAGCAACGCGGCGTCGGCGGCAACGTCGTCCGCGCAATTGCGGCCGTAGCAACCGGCCGCCTCCATGCGCACGATCTCGATGTGCGCTTCGTCCATGGCCATCAGCAGCGCGAGGTCGGCGCGCAGCGAATGCGGATTCTGCGTGCCCGACCAAACCTTCAGCGCGCCCTCGCGATAGTCGGCCACCGCGCACGACGGACCAATCGAGGCATGCATCTGAAACGGCCAGACGTAGGTGCGTTCCAGCACGCGAGCCGGGGCTTGCGCGAGCGCGGCATCCACATCGCCCTCGATCACCAGATCGCGGCGTTTGGCCGGATTCGCGCGCAGCGCGGCTTCCACCTGCTCGCTGGTGTGGAGCGGCGGCAAACCTTCCACGGCTTTCCAGCGCACGTCGAGCAGCTTTACCGCTTGCTGCGCGACTTCCTCGCGCTCCGCGACGATGCCGACGAAATCGCGAATCACCACCACCTTGACGATGCCGGGCAAATCGCTGAGCGAGTGCTCGTCGACCTGCAACAGGCTATTGCCCATGAAATCGCCCTGCGCGATGCCCGCATACGGCGGGCGCACCACACGGCCGTGCAACATGCCCGGGAGACGCACGTCATGCACGAAACTCAATTCGCCGGTGGCCTTCGCGGGAATATCGACACGCGGTGTGCTCTTGCCGACGATCCTGTAGGCGTCGGGGGATTTCAACGGCGCGTCGGTGGCGAGTTGCAGTTCGACGCGTTTGCCGACAACCAGGTCGGCGTAGCTCACGCAGCCTTTTGCTCTGGCGTCGTCACCGCGCTGAAAGACCACACCATCACGCACATCGAGCTGCACCGCGTCGACATTAAGACGTTCGGCCGCTTCCTTCAGCAGATAGTGCCGCGCCTGCGCCGCCGCGTGCCGCAACGGCACGGCGGAAATCTGAATCGTGGCGCTGGCAATCGTCGGCCCCTGATTCGGCGCCTCGCCCGTATGACCGAGCACGATCGACACACGCGTCAACGGCACATCCAGTTCTTCCGCGACGATCTGCGCGAGCGCCGTGCCGATGCCGGTGCCCAGGTCGACGTGCCCGTTAAACGCGACGACGCTGCCGTCGTCGCGCACCACGAGGAACATGTCCGCCTCGGTCGGCACGAACGACGAGCGCGATCCCGGCTGACCGATTGCCGCCTTCACCGGCGCCAGCGGTGGCCGCGTGACGATCAGCACACTGCGCGCGTCATACAACTGCTGACGCGAAGGCGGCGCGGCGCGTCGATCGACGCTGAAATCCGGCCCGGTCACGTGCGTACGCTCTCATGCACCGCCGATTGCGCGGCGGGCTGCGCGGCCAGCAACTCGGCGGCGCGCTGCACCGCGCGCACGATCTCGACATGCGTGCCGCAGCGGCACAGATTGCGCGACAGCTCGCGGCGAATCGTTTCGACGCTCGGATGCGGATCGCGATCGAGCAAGGCCTTGGCCGTCATGATCATGCCGTTGAGGCAATAGCCGCACTGCGCGGCCTGTTCTTCGATAAACGCCTGCTGCACGGGGTGCAGCGCCGTCCGTGTGCCGAGTCCTTCGAGCGTGGTGATTTCGCGGCCCAGCGCGACCTTCGCGGTAGTGACGCAAGCACGCGTCGGCACGCCGTCGAGCAGGACCGTGCAGGCGCCGCATTCGCCGAGACCGCAGCCGAATTTCGGCCCGTTCAGCGCGAGGTCGTTGCGCAGCAGGTACAACAACGGCGTGTCCGCCGCGGCGGCGACGAGATGCGTCGCGCCGTTCACGTGCAGCGTCAGCGGCGCCTGGCGGTTCATGACCGTGCAGGCCGGGCGGAGCCGCGCGCGCTCACAGCACCACCGGCACTTCGGTGGCCGGCGGCGTGTTGCGGCTGCGCCGGCAACGGATCAAGCCGTCGATCATCACCATGCCGACGCCGGGAATATCGCCGAGTTGCACGCTTTCAAGCAGCGTGTCGGCGGCCGTGTGTTGCGCGCGGTCCATGAACACGAGATCGGCGGGACGGCCCACTTCGATCAAACCCTGGCGCAGATCGCGCTGCCGCGCGGTGTTGCCGGTCGCGAAACAGAAGGCGATTTCCGCGGGCACGTCCGCGAGACTCGAAATCAGCGCGATCATTCGCAGAATGCCGAGCGGTTGCACGCCGGAGCCGGCCGGACTATCGGTGCCGAGAATAATGCGGTGCGGACACTTCAATTCGATCGCATGACGCGCGGTCAGCAAGGCGATCCGTTCGTTGCCGTTGTGGACGATCTCCAGCGCGCGGCTCGATTGCTCGCACAAATCGCACACGTGTCGATAAGACAGCGACGTATGCCCGCCGTTGATGTGGCCGATCACGTCCGCGTCGGCCGCGAGCACCACGTCGCGATCGATCAGCCCCGAGCCCGGAATCGACGGACCGCCTGTATGAATCGTGCTTTGAATGCCGTACTTGCGCGCCCACGCCACCATCTGCGCGGCTTCCTCGCCACCCTTCACGCTGCCGAGTCCGACTTCGCCGAGCAGCTTCACGCCCGCTTCCGAGAGCTCCTTGAAGTCTTCCTCGACCATGCCCTTCTCGATCACCGGCGCGCCCGCCATGACCTTCACGCCGCCGCCGACACCCGCGCCGCGCATGCCTTCGAACGAGCGTTGCGCGGTAATGGCCAGCGCCTTCACGCCGACGATGTCTTTCGGTCGGCCGGGTAAATGCACTTCGCCGGCCGAGATCATGGTCGTCACGCCGCCGTTCAGATTCGATTCGATCCAGCCCATCTGATTCTGGCGCGGCGTCCAGTCGCCGAATACCGGATGCACGTGCGAGTCGATCAGACCCGGCGCGACCGTGGTGCCTTTGCAATCGACCGTGGTCCGCGCGCCTTCGAGATCGCAGTCTTTTTCCCGGCCAATCGCGACGATCACGCCGTCGTCGATCACCAGCGTGTCCGCGTCGAGAATCGGCTGATCGATGTCGCCGGATAGCAGCAGCCCGATGTTCGTTACCGCGACCTTGCCCGACAAGCCTGTCAACGTCTCTGCTGCCATCTGCTTCTCCTTTCGCAACGACTGCGGGGCGTCGCGAACTTGCCTGGAGTGCCTTTCAGGCCGTTCGCCGCGCCGATGGAATCACACGCTCATGCATCACACGCTCACGCATTACACACTCAAATACGCGCGCCTCACGGTCTCGTTCTGCGCCAGTTCGCCAATCGTGCCGCTAAAGCGGATCTGCCCTTTTTCAAGCACATACGCGCGGTCACTGACCAGTTCGGCGAAATGCAGGTTCTGTTCGGACAACAAAATCGACAACCCTTCGCGCTTGAGTTCGAGAATCATGTTCGCCATCTGTTCGACGATCACCGGCGCGACACCTTCCGACGGCTCGTCGAGCAGGACCAGATACGGATTGCCCATCAGCGTGCGCGACACGGTCAGCATCTGCTGCTCGCCGCCGCTCATCTGGCCGCCTGGACGGCGCGGCATTTCGCCGAGATTGGGAAACAGGCGGAACAGTTTTTCCGGCGTCCATTGCGGCGCGCCTTCGCGCGGCGGCTGACGGCCGGTGGCCAGGTTCTCCATCACCGTCAGATCGGCGAACACGCGGCGGTCTTCGGGAACGAAACCCATACCCATGCGAGCGATCTTGTACGACGGCAACGCGGAGATGTTCTGGCCGCGAAACGTGACCTCGCCCTGACGGCGCGGCAGCAGACCCATGACCGCTTTCATCGTGGTCGATTTGCCGGCGCCGTTGCGACCCATCAGCGCGACGACTTCGCCGCGGCCGACTTCGATACCGACGTCGAACAGAATATGCGCGCGGCCGTAGAACGCGTTGAGGCCGGTGACTTTCAGCATCGGCTCGCTCATTGCAGCGCTCCCTGTCCTGACTGGCCGCCCGCCGTCTCATGCAAGGGCGCACGCGGCTGGAACGTTTTGCCGGTGCCGAAATAGACTTCCTGCACGCGGGTGTCGTTACGGATCGTGTCGGCGTCGCCCTCGGCGATCAGCTTGCCGCGCGCGAGCACGATCATGCGGTCGGCGTACGCGAACACCACGTCCATGCTGTGCTCGGTGAACAGCACGCCGATTTGGTGTTCGGTGACGAGACGCTTGGTCAGGGCCATCAACTCGTTGCGTTCCTTCGGCGCCATGCCGGCGGTGGGTTCGTCCATCAATAGCAACTTGGGACGGTTGGCGAGCGCAATGGCGAGTTCGACGCGCTTCACGTCGCCATACGCGAGCACGCCGCAAGCGCGCTGAGCATCCGCGGCCATGCCGACCTGGTCGAGCAACGCGAGCGCTTCGTCGACATAGTGTGCGGTCGCGGGCTTCCACAGGCCGAAGGTCTTGCGCTCGCGCGAGACCAGCGCCATCTGCACGTTTTCCAGCACGGTCATCGAATTGAAGGTCGCGGCGATCTGAAACGTGCGCCCAACGCCCAGACGCCAGATGTCGCGCGGACGCATGCCGACCAGTTCCTGACCGTCGAGCCGGATCGAGCCGGACGAAGGCGGCAACTGGCCGTTGACCATGTTGAAACAGGTGGATTTGCCGGCGCCGTTCGGGCCGAGCAGGGCCAGCAGTTGGCCGGCTTCGAGATCGAAAGAGACGTCGTCGACGGCCTTCAGACCGCCGAACGATTTGCAGAGACCGGCGACGCGCAGCAAGCTCATAGCCCCTCCTTGATCGCCGCCGTGCGTTGCGAGGGTTCGACGGCGCGGCTGTCGGCGTTGTCGACGGTGTCGTCGCCGAAGCGCTCGCGGATGAAGCCGACGATCCCCTGCGGAAACGCAATCACCAGCAGCAAGATTGTGAGGCCCAGCAGCGCCTGCCAATAATCGGTCTGCCGCGCCACGGTGTCCTGCAGCCACGTGAACACAGCCGCGCCCACAATCGGGCCGGTCAGCGTCTGCAAGCCGCCGAGCAGCACCATCACGAGGCCATCCACCGAGCGGCTCACGCTGATCACTTCCGGCGAGATCGTTCCTTTGGAGAAGGCATAAAGCGAACCGGCCAGTCCACAGAACAGCGACGCGATCACGAACACCGCCCACTGCACGCGCTTGACGTCGATGCCGATCGCCTCGGCGCGCAGCACGGAATCGCGCGACGCGCGCATTGCGTAACCGAGCGGCGAGAACAGCATCTTGCGTAACAGCCACACGCCGATCACGGCGCACACCAGCGTCAGGTAGTAAAACGCCACCGGAGACGACAACCAGTTCGACGGCCACAAGCCGAGCACGCCGTTGCTGCCGCCGGTCACATCGTCCCACTGGAACACGACGGACCAGACGATCTGCGCGAACGCGAGCGTCAGCATCGCGAGATAGACGCCGGAGAGCCGCACGCAGAACCAGCCGAACACCAGCGCGCCGCCCACCGCGAGCAGCGGACCTAGCAGCAGCGCGGCTTCCATCGGCAGATTCAGCACTTTGAGGAACAGCGCCGCGCCGTAGGCGCCGAGTCCGAAGTAAGCGGCATGGCCGAACGAATGCATGCCGCCGGGACCCATGATGAAATGCAGGCTCGTGGCGAACAGCACGGCGATCAGAATTTCGACCAGCAGCACCGGCATATAGGGGAATGCGTTCGCCGCGAGCGGCGCCAGCACGAGAACCAGTAAGGCAAGCGCGGCCAGCCATTTGAGGCGTTTGCCCGCCGGACGCAGCGGCGTTTCCGGCGCGGCCATGCCACGCACCGCGGCCGTTGCGCGACCCAGCAGCCCCCACGGACGCACCACCAGCACCACCGCCATCACGACGAACTCGGCGACCAGCGTGAAGCGGCTCAACGACACGCCGATGCCGAAGATCGTCACATGCCCAATGCCGATACATAGCGCCTTGATCTCCGCGATGATCAACGCGGCGACGAACGCGCCCGGAATCGACCCCATGCCGCCGACCACCACCACCACGAACGCGTTGCCGATCGTCTCCAGGTCCAATGAAAGATTCGCCGACATGCGCGGCCCTTGCAGCGCGCCACCCAGTCCGGCCAGAAACGCGCCGACGAAAAACACGCCGGTAAACAACCACGCCTGATTGATGCCGAGCGCGCCGAGCATTTCGCGGTCCTGGGTCGCGGCGCGCACCAGCGTGCCCCAACGCGTGCGCGTCAACGCATACCAAAGCAGCAGCAGCACCACGGGTCCGATCACGATCAACGCGATGTCGTAAGTCGGCAGCGGATGACCGAGGAATTCGACCGCGCCCGCCAGATGCGGCGCACGCGGTCCGAACAGGTCTTCCGGACCCCATAGCCACAATGCGGCGTCGCGAAAGATCAGCACCAGCGCGAACGTGGCCAGCAGATGGAACAGTTCAGGCGCCTGATAGATACGCCGCAGCACGATCATTTCGACCAGTGCGCCAAGCACCGCGACCACCAGCGCGGCCGCCAGCACGGACAGCCAGAAGCCGCCGGTGGTCTGGCCGAAACGGCTGGCGATGCTGTACGCGACATAAATGCCGAACATATAGAACGAGCCGTGCGCAAAGTTGACGATGCGCGTCACGCCGAAGATCAACGACAAACCGGCGGCGACCAGAAACAGCGTCGACGCGTCGGCGAGTCCATTGACCAGCTGTACCAGCAAATTCGAAAGCATCGCGACCCTCGGCAAATAACCGAATGCTAACTCAGCGCAAACCGTCTTCGCCCTTGATCTCGCTCGCCTGCAAGCCGCCGATGCGCGGCAGCGGCCGGCCCGAGGCCGTCACCGCGACGGCCACGACGATCTCATGCGCGCGCGGCGCGTCCGACACGCGCGCTTCGATCGCGTCGAAATGGCTGCGTACGAAGGCGGCGTCTTTGTGGCCGAGCGGCACGTCGATCGCGGTGCCGAGCGTGCCCATTTTTTTCGCCGACGGCACCAGCGCCGCACCCTTCTCGACCGCCACGCGCAGCGGCGCGCCGAGCTTGGGGTGCAGGATCGCCGCGGCGTGTTCCAGTTCGCCGGCCTCGCCCACGATCGCGGCTTTGCCGTAACTCTGCGCGTCGCCCGGTGCAATGCCTAGCGCTTCGACGCACTTGTTGCCGAGCAACGCGCCGAGTTCTTCGCCGGCTTCGATCAACGCGTCGAGCTTGGCCTCGTAGCGGCCAGCATACGGATTGTCGATCACCGCAATGGCGACCGCGCGGCGCGTGGGCGGATCGATCGTCTGGCCCATTTCAATACGTGTTTCGTCCACCTGCACGACCAGCTTGCGAAGCTTGATTGCCATTTCGCTCTCCGAGTTTCGATGCCTGCCTGGATTTCTTGCCGATGCGTCGGGTCCGGCCGTTACTTCAGCGCAAACCGTCCTTGCCCACGATCGCCTCTTTCGCGAGACCGCCGACGCGCGCATGCACGCGCTGCCCGGTGCTCATCGCGAGGATATACACCAGCTCGTCGGCCGCGGGCGCGCCGGGCACGCGCACTTCGATCGCGTCGAAGTGACTGCGCACGTAGCTCGCGTTGACGTGCGTGAGCGGCACGTCGAGCGCGGTGGACGGCGCGCCGACTTTTTTCGTCGACGGCACGATTGCGTTAGTCGGCACGCCGTTTTTCTCCAGCAGCTCGCGCATTGCATAACCGCCGGGAACAT contains:
- a CDS encoding ABC transporter ATP-binding protein, encoding MSLLRVAGLCKSFGGLKAVDDVSFDLEAGQLLALLGPNGAGKSTCFNMVNGQLPPSSGSIRLDGQELVGMRPRDIWRLGVGRTFQIAATFNSMTVLENVQMALVSRERKTFGLWKPATAHYVDEALALLDQVGMAADAQRACGVLAYGDVKRVELAIALANRPKLLLMDEPTAGMAPKERNELMALTKRLVTEHQIGVLFTEHSMDVVFAYADRMIVLARGKLIAEGDADTIRNDTRVQEVYFGTGKTFQPRAPLHETAGGQSGQGALQ
- a CDS encoding amidohydrolase family protein, encoding MAAETLTGLSGKVAVTNIGLLLSGDIDQPILDADTLVIDDGVIVAIGREKDCDLEGARTTVDCKGTTVAPGLIDSHVHPVFGDWTPRQNQMGWIESNLNGGVTTMISAGEVHLPGRPKDIVGVKALAITAQRSFEGMRGAGVGGGVKVMAGAPVIEKGMVEEDFKELSEAGVKLLGEVGLGSVKGGEEAAQMVAWARKYGIQSTIHTGGPSIPGSGLIDRDVVLAADADVIGHINGGHTSLSYRHVCDLCEQSSRALEIVHNGNERIALLTARHAIELKCPHRIILGTDSPAGSGVQPLGILRMIALISSLADVPAEIAFCFATGNTARQRDLRQGLIEVGRPADLVFMDRAQHTAADTLLESVQLGDIPGVGMVMIDGLIRCRRSRNTPPATEVPVVL
- a CDS encoding ABC transporter ATP-binding protein, translated to MSEPMLKVTGLNAFYGRAHILFDVGIEVGRGEVVALMGRNGAGKSTTMKAVMGLLPRRQGEVTFRGQNISALPSYKIARMGMGFVPEDRRVFADLTVMENLATGRQPPREGAPQWTPEKLFRLFPNLGEMPRRPGGQMSGGEQQMLTVSRTLMGNPYLVLLDEPSEGVAPVIVEQMANMILELKREGLSILLSEQNLHFAELVSDRAYVLEKGQIRFSGTIGELAQNETVRRAYLSV
- a CDS encoding (2Fe-2S)-binding protein, coding for MNRQAPLTLHVNGATHLVAAAADTPLLYLLRNDLALNGPKFGCGLGECGACTVLLDGVPTRACVTTAKVALGREITTLEGLGTRTALHPVQQAFIEEQAAQCGYCLNGMIMTAKALLDRDPHPSVETIRRELSRNLCRCGTHVEIVRAVQRAAELLAAQPAAQSAVHESVRT
- a CDS encoding ABC transporter substrate-binding protein, coding for MTTRAGFLSRLMVPTLLSLAALSASAQQTIKIGEINSYKAQPAFLGPYKNGWNLALDQVNAAGGVLGKQLEVVSRDDNGNPGDTIRVAQELIAREQVQLLFGGFLSNTGLALTDFAKQKKIFFLAAEPLTDKIVWADGNKYTYRLRPSTYMQVAMLVPEAVKLKKKRWALVYPNYEYGQSAVATFKKLLTAAQPDVQFVAEQATPLGNVDAGAVTQAIADAKPDAIFNVLFGADLGKFVREGNTRGLFKDRSVVSLLTGEPDYLDPLGAEAPTGWIVTGYPWYSIETAANKKFVDAYQAKYHDYPRLGSVVGYSALMSIADGIRKAGSVDPDKLAAAFKGLGVDTPFGPITYRAQDNQSTMGAYVGVTGLKDGKGVMTSYRYIDGASVQPSDAEVKKLRPAD
- a CDS encoding molybdopterin cofactor-binding domain-containing protein; the encoded protein is MTGPDFSVDRRAAPPSRQQLYDARSVLIVTRPPLAPVKAAIGQPGSRSSFVPTEADMFLVVRDDGSVVAFNGHVDLGTGIGTALAQIVAEELDVPLTRVSIVLGHTGEAPNQGPTIASATIQISAVPLRHAAAQARHYLLKEAAERLNVDAVQLDVRDGVVFQRGDDARAKGCVSYADLVVGKRVELQLATDAPLKSPDAYRIVGKSTPRVDIPAKATGELSFVHDVRLPGMLHGRVVRPPYAGIAQGDFMGNSLLQVDEHSLSDLPGIVKVVVIRDFVGIVAEREEVAQQAVKLLDVRWKAVEGLPPLHTSEQVEAALRANPAKRRDLVIEGDVDAALAQAPARVLERTYVWPFQMHASIGPSCAVADYREGALKVWSGTQNPHSLRADLALLMAMDEAHIEIVRMEAAGCYGRNCADDVAADAALLSRATGSPVRVQLSREDEHAWEPKGAAQLMDVRGALNAQGELAAYDFATRYPSNDAPTLALLLTGTISAQPQVFEMGDRTAVPPYDYRAMRIVCDDMPPIVRASWLRGVSALPNTFAHESFIDELAEQAGVDPVAFRLQHLTDPRAIDLVKAVAEKAGWEPRERSENPAENRAENAAAQEQGDIVRGRGFAYARYVHSKFPGFGAAWSAWVADIEVNRKSGELAVTRVVVGQDTGTMVNPDGVRHQIHGNVIQATSRALKERVTFGENAVTSQEWGAYPILTFREVPVIDVVMMPRHGEPPMGAGESASLPGAAAIANALYDATGVRFRRPPFTPETIRAALADAQAEDAKARKKKRWRLGFLGAFAAGAAGWLGALSLAPAAIAPITPPLASAFAPELVARGKLLAALGNCAVCHTAHNGVPNAGGKPLDTPFGTVYSTNLTPDGQTGIGNWSLEAFVRAMRQGISRDGHRLYPVFPYTSFQNTSDDDLKALYAYLMAQTPVRSRPPETKLPYPFSVRPLMSAWNALFLGRTTFTASATQSAQWNRGAYLVNGLGHCSACHTPRNAFGAEKSGAAFMGGGIAEGWEAPALSTLSNAPVPWSEDELFSYLRYGHAPLHGVAAGPMAPVVGDLAALPDSDIRAMAAYLASLNPLEPNADPVALARQYEQASAITGAPVGLGARLFDGACAACHHTGNGPQLFGAHPSLGLNTNLHSATPDNLIRVILDGIGSPARPELGTMPAYRDSFNDAQVSELVSYLRQQFAGGKPAWQDVATSVARIRATPPAE
- a CDS encoding DUF6496 domain-containing protein, giving the protein MPEQKTLKRVAADKRAGKASSTQAGEFVKEQVDKVRAGKHGVRSARQAIAIGLSEARRAGVAVKSPKKGTASEATRKKAAKDNAAGQHKSTAKKSTESTAKRSRASTNALKREGSAGASRAALSKQTKSAAAKRPAASRSAAARKAAATKGAAGRSAAAKKAAHTRASRTHH